In a single window of the Manis pentadactyla isolate mManPen7 chromosome 15 unlocalized genomic scaffold, mManPen7.hap1 SUPER_15_unloc_1, whole genome shotgun sequence genome:
- the LOC118932682 gene encoding vomeronasal type-1 receptor 4-like — protein sequence MPFQGHVLRTSAEVTLKTTFLLQIGFGTLANVTLFFHNVSPVLRAHKQRPTHVVLTHMALANLLVLLSSGIPHMMAAFLLSNPLSSLGCKVVYYTHRVARSSTLCCTCVLSTCQFFTLIPGSVDWMTLRSAPKVTGPSCCVCWVFGFLLNIYIPVSVTGAQNTGNDTDPQGRWFCSSSSPRAGVGILWSCPDAIFIGLMAWTSSSMVGLLRRHHQRVQHIHTPRGPHSCPPETRAAHTILMLVVTFVVFYTTNFIFIFYITVLSDLHLWLIYTCNILALCFPTVSPFMLILRDPRTPRFCS from the coding sequence ATGCCTTTTCAGGGACATGTTCTAAGAACATCTGCGGAAGTGACTCTGAAAACCACCTTTCTGTTACAGATTGGATTTGGAACGCTGGCCAATGTCACCCTCTTTTTCCATAATGTCTCCCCAGTCTTGCGTGCCCACAAGCAGAGACCCACACACGTGGTTCTCACCCACATGGCCTTGGCCAACCTCTTGGTTCTTCTCTCTTCTGGGATTCCCCACATGATGGCAGCTTTCCTTTTGAGCAACCCCCTGTCCAGTCTTGGGTGTAAAGTTGTATATTATACACACAGAGTGGCTCGCAGCTCCACCCTGTGCTGCACCTGTGTCCTGAGCACCTGCCAGTTCTTCACACTCATCCCTGGGAGTGTGGATTGGATGACGCTCAGGAGTGCCCCCAAGGTCACTGGTCCTTCCTGCTGTGTCTGCTGGGTGTTCGGTTTCTTACTGAATATCTATATTCCTGTGAGTGTTACTGGTGCCCAGAACACAGGAAATGATACTGATCCACAGGGCAGGTGGTTCTGCTCATCCTCGAGTCCCAGGGCAGGTGTTGGCATCTTGTGGTCCTGTCCCGATGCCATATTTATTGGCCTCATGGCCTGGACCAGCAGCTCCATGGTGGGTCTCCTTCGCAGACATCACCAGAGGGTGCAGCATATTCACACCCCCAGGGGCCCCCACAGCTGCCCCCCAGAGACCAGAGCCGCCCACACCATCCTGATGCTGGTGGTCACCTTCGTTGTCTTCTACACGacgaattttatttttattttttatatcactGTCCTTTCAGATCTGCATCTGTGGTTGATATACACATGTAATATTTTGGCTTTGTGTTTCCCCACTGTCAGCCCCTTCATGCTGATCCTTAGGGATCCTAGAACTCCCAGGTTTTGCTCTTAA